A single genomic interval of Peribacillus sp. FSL H8-0477 harbors:
- a CDS encoding spore germination protein encodes MSSENENKTKIYKDADQVEAYFKKNVGLGTSFDLGVRKFVILKTDIQMYYVNGLCETSFITDILSQLVTINDKETNKAKVFEIIENRLVNQSVSRVETLDEMVDQVLSGLIAVIVDGTPIALVVDVRSYPGRSPEEPDTEKVVRGSRDGYVENIILNTALTRRRIRDENLRFEMLKVGERSKTDISIGYIKDIADPDLIDVIRKELEAIDMDGLPMADKTIEEFIVKQGYNPYPLVRYTERPDVAAAHLLEGHVIIIVDTSPSVIITPTTIFHHMQHAEEYRQSPAVGTMVRWVRFLGIIASLFLLPIWFLFVVEPSLLPEKLAFIGPSEHTNIPIIVQLFIAEIGIEFLRMAAIHTPTPLSTAMGLIAAVLIGQIAIDVGLFVPEVILYVSVATIGTFVTPSLELGVANKIARLVILLLVAIFHLPGLVGGMTLFLIMLASIKSLNTPYLWPFIPFRPKALSHILIRRTLPGSRIRPSVVHPQNKYRQTK; translated from the coding sequence GTGAGTTCGGAAAACGAGAACAAGACGAAGATTTATAAGGACGCAGATCAAGTAGAAGCTTATTTCAAAAAAAATGTCGGACTGGGAACCAGCTTTGACCTGGGTGTCCGCAAGTTTGTTATCTTAAAAACGGATATTCAAATGTATTATGTCAATGGGCTTTGTGAAACGAGTTTCATTACGGATATTCTTAGTCAGCTTGTTACAATTAATGATAAAGAAACGAATAAGGCGAAAGTTTTTGAGATTATAGAAAATAGATTGGTGAACCAATCGGTCAGCCGAGTTGAAACACTAGATGAAATGGTTGATCAGGTCTTGTCTGGTCTAATCGCTGTTATCGTTGATGGTACACCGATTGCCTTAGTCGTGGATGTGAGAAGTTATCCAGGGAGAAGTCCGGAAGAGCCGGATACAGAAAAAGTCGTCCGGGGATCACGCGATGGGTACGTAGAAAATATCATTCTGAATACCGCGTTAACGAGACGCAGAATTCGTGATGAGAATCTGCGTTTTGAAATGCTGAAGGTAGGGGAACGTTCAAAAACGGATATCTCTATTGGGTATATTAAAGATATTGCTGATCCAGATTTAATTGACGTCATCCGTAAAGAATTAGAAGCCATTGATATGGACGGACTGCCGATGGCTGATAAAACGATTGAAGAATTTATTGTTAAACAAGGATATAACCCTTATCCACTTGTGCGCTATACAGAACGACCCGATGTCGCAGCAGCACATCTTTTAGAGGGCCATGTCATTATTATCGTTGATACCTCGCCAAGCGTTATCATTACTCCTACGACCATCTTTCATCACATGCAGCATGCAGAGGAATATCGGCAGTCTCCTGCTGTAGGTACGATGGTTAGATGGGTTAGATTTTTAGGGATTATCGCATCTCTTTTTCTATTGCCTATCTGGTTTTTGTTTGTTGTAGAACCTTCACTGCTTCCTGAAAAACTTGCGTTTATCGGGCCTAGTGAACACACGAATATCCCAATCATTGTTCAACTGTTCATCGCTGAAATCGGAATCGAATTTCTCAGAATGGCCGCCATTCATACACCTACCCCTCTGTCGACTGCAATGGGGTTAATTGCTGCCGTATTAATTGGTCAAATTGCGATAGATGTCGGATTATTTGTACCAGAGGTTATTCTGTATGTATCAGTCGCCACAATAGGAACCTTTGTAACCCCGAGTTTAGAGCTTGGTGTAGCAAATAAAATTGCCCGTTTAGTGATTCTTTTACTGGTCGCAATCTTCCATTTGCCTGGCTTAGTTGGAGGAATGACCTTGTTTTTAATTATGCTGGCAAGTATAAAATCATTGAATACACCATATCTTTGGCCATTTATCCCATTTCGTCCTAAGGCCTTGTCGCATATCTTAATAAGAAGGACACTACCTGGTTCAAGAATTAGACCAAGTGTGGTCCATCCGCAGAATAAGTATCGGCAGACGAAGTAG
- a CDS encoding stage V sporulation protein AE has product MDAKRKVILITDGDEYAKRVVELVAKEIGGRCISMSYGNPSVHSGAELVRMIKKTPYDPVLVMFDDSGIVGEGAGETAMRYVALDEGIEVLGIIAVASRTRHAEWTRVDVSIDREGNLTPQGVDKNGTAEFELGRITGDTVYCIDDLHAPLVVGIGDIGKMASRDDYRKGAPITRLAVELILERSGYREFGKREQDEDL; this is encoded by the coding sequence ATGGATGCAAAAAGAAAAGTAATCTTAATTACAGATGGTGATGAATATGCAAAGCGAGTGGTAGAGCTTGTGGCGAAGGAGATTGGCGGTCGATGTATTTCAATGTCATATGGAAATCCATCGGTTCATTCGGGTGCCGAATTAGTCAGAATGATCAAGAAGACGCCCTATGATCCTGTTTTAGTTATGTTTGATGATAGTGGAATTGTCGGTGAAGGAGCAGGTGAAACAGCGATGCGCTATGTGGCTCTTGATGAAGGAATTGAAGTTCTTGGGATTATCGCTGTTGCATCAAGGACTAGACACGCAGAGTGGACAAGAGTGGATGTAAGTATTGATCGAGAAGGGAATTTAACTCCTCAAGGCGTCGATAAAAATGGCACAGCTGAATTTGAACTTGGAAGAATTACGGGAGACACAGTGTACTGTATTGATGACTTACATGCACCGTTGGTTGTTGGAATCGGAGACATTGGGAAAATGGCAAGCAGGGACGATTATCGTAAAGGAGCACCCATTACCAGGTTAGCGGTGGAACTTATTTTAGAAAGGAGCGGGTATCGTGAGTTCGGAAAACGAGAACAAGACGAAGATTTATAA
- a CDS encoding stage V sporulation protein AB, with translation MTGSILFCMFVGLAGGLSVGAGFVAFLTVLGVLPRLAQLTKTEKRLPAYEAAIVLGIVFFGWNELQGVSFYIHAYILLPIGLADGIFNGMLAAALTEVINVFPILSKRIGLQDKVIHLVMALVLGKVAGSLFQWLYFVDL, from the coding sequence ATGACAGGTAGTATTCTCTTCTGTATGTTTGTCGGACTTGCTGGTGGTCTGTCCGTGGGTGCTGGGTTTGTAGCCTTCCTAACTGTGCTAGGAGTTCTCCCAAGGCTTGCTCAGCTCACCAAAACAGAAAAGAGGCTTCCGGCCTATGAAGCGGCCATCGTTTTAGGGATCGTGTTCTTTGGATGGAACGAATTACAAGGTGTATCGTTTTACATACATGCGTATATCCTGCTGCCAATCGGACTGGCGGATGGGATTTTTAATGGAATGCTGGCAGCTGCGCTTACGGAGGTTATTAATGTTTTTCCGATTCTTTCAAAACGCATTGGGCTTCAGGATAAAGTGATTCATTTGGTGATGGCCCTTGTACTAGGAAAAGTGGCCGGTTCATTGTTTCAATGGCTCTATTTTGTCGATTTATAA
- a CDS encoding stage V sporulation protein AA, which produces MELVYVRMRNRVHVRQEQELFVKDVARIIGPDDIVKTLEQTKLLKVSRADNNIIIIDLIHMIQCIRNVDPTIEVQTLGPAQTIIEVIYEKRRFSILSFLAVWFLLFIGAGITIMNFHVDVSMQEVHQKLFKMITGREDTKPLLIQIPYSFGLGLGMILFFNQFFKKRFNEEPSPLEVEIFNYQQDLDQYVIMHENKESIRHLDDR; this is translated from the coding sequence ATGGAACTAGTCTATGTTCGTATGAGAAACAGGGTACATGTTCGTCAAGAGCAAGAATTATTCGTAAAAGATGTTGCCCGAATTATAGGTCCGGACGATATTGTTAAGACCTTAGAACAAACGAAACTGTTAAAGGTATCGAGAGCGGATAACAATATCATCATTATCGATCTTATCCATATGATTCAATGTATCCGTAATGTGGATCCAACCATTGAAGTGCAAACCCTTGGACCAGCACAAACGATTATTGAAGTTATTTATGAGAAAAGAAGATTCTCCATTCTATCTTTTCTAGCCGTTTGGTTTCTTTTATTTATAGGGGCAGGCATCACTATTATGAACTTTCATGTGGATGTCAGTATGCAAGAAGTACATCAAAAATTATTCAAGATGATTACAGGAAGGGAGGATACGAAGCCTCTGCTTATCCAAATTCCCTATAGTTTTGGCTTAGGACTTGGAATGATTCTCTTCTTTAATCAATTCTTTAAAAAAAGGTTTAATGAAGAACCAAGTCCGCTTGAGGTTGAAATTTTCAACTACCAGCAAGACCTCGATCAATACGTAATTATGCATGAAAATAAGGAAAGTATTAGGCATCTTGATGACAGGTAG
- a CDS encoding NCS2 family permease, protein MLEKYFSLKEHGTTIRTELIAGFTTFFTMVYIIIVNPAILKSAGIPFDQVFMATIISAVIGTLIMGIFAKYPIAVAPGMGLNAYFASVVGTQGLSYQIVLGTVFIAGLLFLLLSVTKLREMIILAIPNSLKYGITSGIGLFIAFMGLRNSQIIVPNKETFVSLGDLSSPIAVLSIVGLFITLILMARNVKGALFLGMLVTAVIGYFFNMLQFTDVVSTPPAPVFLDIDISGVFSNSLYAVVFAFLLVTIFDTTGTMIGVTEQAGLMKDGKLPNAKTAFLGDAVATTVGSLFGTSPSTAYVESTAGVTAGGRTGLTAIVIAILFAITAFFSPLISAISGLPSITAPVLIIVGSFMMVGLSKIDWMKLDEAFPAFAIILVMPLTSSISTGIAIGFITYPLLKIVSGKWKEVHPLILVFGVIFLLQMIFFPTT, encoded by the coding sequence ATGCTTGAGAAATATTTTTCCCTGAAAGAACATGGAACGACTATCCGAACCGAGTTAATTGCAGGGTTTACAACTTTTTTTACAATGGTTTATATTATAATTGTGAATCCCGCTATCCTTAAATCTGCCGGAATACCTTTTGATCAGGTGTTTATGGCAACGATTATATCCGCTGTCATAGGTACCTTAATCATGGGTATTTTCGCTAAGTACCCAATTGCTGTAGCACCGGGTATGGGGTTAAATGCATACTTTGCAAGTGTTGTCGGTACACAAGGACTTTCTTATCAAATTGTATTAGGTACCGTCTTTATTGCAGGTCTTCTATTTTTATTATTAAGTGTTACAAAGCTTCGTGAAATGATTATTTTAGCGATCCCTAATTCGCTTAAATATGGTATTACGTCTGGTATTGGGCTATTTATTGCGTTTATGGGGTTAAGAAATAGTCAAATTATTGTTCCAAATAAGGAAACGTTTGTTTCCTTAGGTGACCTAAGTTCGCCTATAGCGGTTTTATCGATTGTTGGCTTATTTATTACTCTTATCTTGATGGCAAGGAATGTTAAAGGGGCATTGTTCCTTGGAATGCTGGTTACGGCAGTTATTGGTTATTTCTTCAACATGCTTCAGTTTACTGATGTCGTGTCAACACCACCAGCACCAGTCTTCTTAGACATTGATATTTCTGGTGTATTCTCAAACAGTTTATATGCGGTTGTATTTGCCTTTTTACTTGTCACTATTTTTGATACAACGGGTACGATGATTGGTGTAACGGAACAAGCTGGTTTAATGAAAGATGGGAAACTTCCAAACGCTAAAACCGCTTTCCTTGGCGATGCGGTAGCAACGACTGTCGGTTCGCTGTTTGGAACAAGTCCTTCCACAGCTTATGTGGAATCAACCGCTGGTGTTACGGCGGGAGGACGAACTGGATTAACGGCTATTGTCATTGCTATTCTCTTTGCAATAACCGCCTTTTTCTCTCCGCTGATCAGCGCAATTTCGGGATTGCCGTCAATTACAGCTCCAGTGTTAATTATTGTCGGCAGTTTCATGATGGTTGGTCTATCTAAGATTGATTGGATGAAACTTGATGAAGCATTTCCTGCTTTTGCGATTATCCTGGTGATGCCGTTGACTTCTAGTATCTCCACAGGGATTGCAATTGGGTTCATTACCTATCCCTTATTGAAAATTGTCAGTGGAAAATGGAAAGAAGTTCATCCATTAATTTTAGTATTCGGTGTAATCTTCCTTCTTCAAATGATTTTTTTCCCAACGACTTAA
- the sigF gene encoding RNA polymerase sporulation sigma factor SigF: MDVEVKNKKKQTHLKDDELRRLIQSSQSGDQAARDLIVQSNLRLVWSVVQRFLNRGYEPDDLYQIGCIGLLKSVDKFDLSFEVKFSTYAVPMIIGEIQRFIRDDGTVKVSRSLKEMANKIRRAKEELSKNFGRVPTVNELAEFLELTPEEVILAQEASRTPSSIHETVYENDGDPITLLDQMADNNDTKWFDKITLKEAIEELDERERLIVYLRYYKDQTQSEVAGRLGISQVQVSRLEKKILQQMKEHMNR; encoded by the coding sequence ATGGATGTGGAGGTTAAAAATAAGAAGAAACAAACCCATTTGAAGGATGATGAATTACGGCGGTTAATTCAGAGCAGTCAGAGCGGTGATCAGGCTGCGAGGGACCTGATTGTCCAAAGTAATTTGAGACTGGTATGGTCTGTTGTTCAACGTTTCCTTAATAGAGGATATGAGCCTGATGATTTATATCAGATTGGCTGTATTGGACTTCTGAAATCCGTCGATAAGTTCGATTTATCATTCGAGGTCAAGTTTTCAACTTATGCAGTTCCTATGATTATTGGCGAAATTCAACGTTTTATCCGTGACGACGGAACAGTAAAGGTGAGCCGGTCATTAAAAGAAATGGCCAATAAAATTCGCCGTGCTAAAGAAGAGCTTTCCAAAAATTTTGGAAGAGTACCAACTGTTAACGAACTTGCCGAATTTCTAGAGTTGACTCCTGAAGAAGTGATTCTTGCTCAAGAAGCGAGCAGGACACCTTCATCCATCCATGAAACCGTTTATGAAAATGACGGTGATCCCATTACCTTGCTGGATCAAATGGCCGACAATAATGATACAAAATGGTTTGATAAAATCACCTTAAAAGAAGCCATAGAGGAGTTAGATGAACGGGAAAGGCTAATCGTTTATTTACGCTACTATAAAGATCAAACCCAATCTGAGGTTGCCGGTCGGCTCGGTATTTCACAGGTTCAAGTTTCACGGCTTGAAAAAAAAATCTTACAGCAAATGAAAGAACACATGAATCGATGA
- the spoIIAB gene encoding anti-sigma F factor, with translation MKNNMEIKFTALSQNESFARVTVAAFIAQLDPALDELTEIQTVVSEAVTNSIIHGYENDPNGMVYISVMIEGDVVEIIFRDEGLGIDDVGEATQPLYTTKPELERSGMGFTIMENFMDEMHVISHKGEGTIIRLKKHLTKSKVCN, from the coding sequence ATGAAAAATAACATGGAAATTAAATTTACCGCATTAAGCCAAAACGAGTCCTTTGCCAGAGTGACAGTAGCCGCGTTCATTGCTCAGCTGGATCCTGCCTTGGATGAACTGACTGAGATTCAGACAGTTGTGTCTGAAGCCGTAACAAATTCAATTATTCACGGTTATGAAAATGATCCGAACGGTATGGTCTATATCTCAGTCATGATTGAAGGCGATGTAGTTGAAATAATTTTCCGAGATGAGGGTCTCGGTATAGATGATGTCGGAGAAGCCACACAGCCGCTTTATACAACAAAGCCTGAGCTTGAACGCTCCGGTATGGGCTTCACAATCATGGAAAATTTCATGGACGAGATGCATGTCATTTCCCATAAAGGCGAAGGAACAATCATTCGTTTAAAAAAGCACTTAACCAAAAGTAAAGTGTGCAATTAA
- the spoIIAA gene encoding anti-sigma F factor antagonist — protein sequence MSLIIDMEAKDRVLCIRLKGELDHHTAEKLRKQAESAIIKHNIQHIILNLGGLSFMDSSGLGVILGRYKQIKEKKGEMVVCAISPTIKRLFEMSGLFKIIKLELSEENALQRLGVA from the coding sequence GTGAGTCTTATCATTGATATGGAAGCAAAGGATCGAGTCCTATGCATACGCTTAAAGGGAGAATTAGATCATCATACGGCAGAAAAATTAAGAAAACAGGCTGAATCCGCGATTATAAAGCATAACATTCAGCATATTATTTTAAACCTCGGGGGGCTTTCCTTTATGGATAGTTCAGGACTAGGAGTCATTCTAGGACGCTATAAGCAAATTAAGGAAAAGAAGGGTGAAATGGTTGTGTGTGCAATTTCCCCAACGATAAAGCGACTATTTGAGATGTCCGGGTTGTTTAAGATTATTAAGCTGGAACTTTCTGAGGAAAACGCTTTACAAAGATTGGGGGTTGCCTAA
- a CDS encoding D-alanyl-D-alanine carboxypeptidase family protein, with protein sequence MKRILSLCIIVMSFSVVSPVKAAEEKGVELADSAKSAILIERDTGTVLYEKNSQEKLPPASMTKIMTMLLIMEAIDKGDLKFDEKIRTSDYAASMGGSQIFLEPGEEMTTEQMLQGISIGSANDASMAMAERLGGSEEGFVKKMNEKVKQLGLKNTKFQNPTGLPVEDHYSTAHDMSIMAKELLKYEKITNFTGVYESYLREDTDKKFWLVNTNRLVKFYPGVDGLKTGYTNEAKYCLTATAKKGNMRVIAVVFGAPNPKTRNAQVTKMLDYAFSQYMTHPLYERGVILKKAPVSKGSKKTVTGVTSEPISVLTKKGGLAKDFTRSIEMDKQIKAPIAKGEEIGKLKIIKDGKLVVESPIVAKEKIEKASWWELYKRVFGMFTQTN encoded by the coding sequence ATGAAGCGTATTCTTTCTCTGTGCATCATTGTAATGAGCTTTAGCGTGGTATCACCTGTTAAGGCAGCTGAAGAAAAAGGCGTTGAATTGGCTGATAGTGCAAAATCGGCGATATTAATAGAAAGAGATACCGGGACTGTTTTATATGAAAAGAACTCACAAGAAAAACTCCCTCCGGCAAGTATGACTAAGATTATGACGATGCTGTTGATCATGGAGGCCATTGATAAAGGAGATTTAAAGTTTGATGAGAAAATTCGAACAAGTGATTATGCTGCCTCAATGGGTGGATCACAAATTTTTCTAGAACCAGGAGAGGAAATGACAACGGAGCAGATGCTTCAGGGAATCTCAATTGGATCTGCGAATGACGCATCAATGGCAATGGCTGAAAGACTAGGTGGTTCAGAAGAAGGCTTCGTTAAAAAAATGAATGAAAAGGTTAAACAGTTGGGATTGAAAAACACAAAATTTCAAAACCCTACTGGCTTACCTGTAGAGGATCACTACAGCACAGCACATGATATGTCGATTATGGCAAAGGAATTACTTAAATATGAAAAGATTACAAACTTTACAGGAGTTTATGAATCCTACCTGCGTGAAGATACCGACAAAAAGTTCTGGCTTGTAAACACCAACCGATTGGTGAAATTTTATCCAGGTGTTGATGGATTAAAAACAGGCTATACAAATGAAGCAAAATATTGCTTGACGGCTACAGCGAAAAAAGGGAATATGCGCGTGATTGCCGTTGTGTTTGGTGCGCCGAATCCAAAGACTCGTAATGCACAGGTGACAAAAATGCTCGATTACGCCTTCTCGCAATATATGACCCATCCCCTCTATGAAAGAGGCGTAATACTAAAAAAAGCACCAGTAAGTAAAGGCAGTAAAAAGACTGTCACAGGCGTTACAAGTGAACCCATCTCTGTATTGACTAAAAAAGGCGGATTAGCAAAGGATTTTACGAGAAGTATCGAAATGGACAAACAGATAAAGGCACCAATTGCTAAAGGAGAAGAAATTGGTAAGCTGAAAATTATCAAAGATGGGAAGCTGGTCGTTGAATCCCCAATCGTAGCAAAGGAAAAGATTGAAAAAGCAAGCTGGTGGGAGCTGTATAAACGGGTTTTTGGAATGTTCACACAAACCAATTAG
- a CDS encoding pyrimidine-nucleoside phosphorylase has product MRMVDLIAKKRDGYVLTKEEIQFIIDGFTEGTIPDYQMSALSMAIYFKGMNEQERADLTMAMVNSGDTIDLTAIEGIKVDKHSTGGVGDTTTLVLGPLVAAVGVPVAKMSGRGLGHTGGTIDKLESVEGFHVEIENDEFIRLVNKNKLAVIGQSGNLTPADKKLYALRDVTATVDSIALISSSIMSKKIAAGADAIVLDVKTGAGAFMKTIDDSVALAKAMVSIGNNVGRQTMAIISDMSQPLGYAIGNALEVKEAIDTLKGEGPEDLTELSLTLGSNMVYLAKKADSLEEARAMLEKAIADGSALESFKVFLAAQGGDASVVDRPEELPQAKYTFELEAKEDGYVSEIVADEVGTAAMILGAGRATKDSVIDLAAGLMLRKKIGDQVKKGDSLVTIYSNFEDVSAVKEKLYENIILSNEKVEKPVLIHQSITE; this is encoded by the coding sequence ATGAGAATGGTAGACTTAATTGCAAAAAAACGTGATGGATATGTATTAACTAAAGAAGAAATTCAGTTCATTATTGATGGTTTCACTGAAGGTACAATTCCAGATTATCAAATGAGTGCTCTTTCCATGGCTATTTATTTTAAAGGAATGAACGAACAAGAGCGTGCAGACCTTACAATGGCGATGGTTAATTCTGGAGATACTATCGATTTAACTGCAATTGAAGGTATTAAGGTAGATAAACATAGTACAGGCGGAGTTGGTGATACAACAACGTTAGTACTTGGACCGTTGGTAGCAGCAGTTGGTGTACCGGTAGCTAAAATGTCTGGCCGTGGACTTGGGCATACAGGTGGTACAATTGATAAACTTGAATCAGTTGAAGGTTTCCATGTTGAAATTGAAAATGATGAATTCATTCGTTTAGTAAACAAAAATAAACTAGCTGTAATTGGCCAAAGTGGTAACTTAACGCCTGCAGATAAGAAACTTTATGCATTACGCGATGTTACTGCGACAGTTGATAGTATCGCTTTAATTTCAAGCTCAATCATGAGTAAGAAAATTGCTGCAGGTGCAGATGCAATTGTTCTTGATGTTAAAACAGGTGCAGGAGCATTTATGAAAACGATTGATGATTCAGTAGCACTAGCAAAAGCGATGGTGAGCATTGGTAACAATGTCGGTCGTCAAACTATGGCAATTATCTCTGATATGAGCCAACCGCTTGGATATGCTATCGGAAACGCGCTAGAAGTGAAAGAAGCGATTGATACTTTAAAAGGTGAAGGTCCAGAAGATTTAACTGAACTATCACTAACGCTTGGCAGCAACATGGTTTATCTGGCTAAAAAAGCGGATTCATTAGAAGAAGCACGTGCTATGCTTGAAAAAGCTATTGCAGATGGAAGTGCACTTGAATCATTCAAAGTCTTCCTTGCAGCACAAGGCGGCGATGCATCTGTGGTAGACCGTCCGGAAGAACTTCCACAAGCAAAATATACGTTTGAGCTGGAAGCGAAGGAAGATGGATATGTTTCTGAAATCGTTGCTGATGAAGTAGGTACAGCTGCAATGATTCTTGGTGCAGGACGCGCTACGAAAGATTCAGTTATAGACTTGGCAGCAGGTTTGATGTTACGTAAAAAAATTGGTGATCAAGTTAAAAAAGGTGATTCACTTGTAACGATTTACAGTAACTTTGAAGATGTGTCGGCAGTAAAAGAGAAATTATATGAAAACATTATCCTTTCAAATGAGAAAGTTGAAAAACCTGTATTGATTCATCAATCAATTACTGAATGA
- a CDS encoding purine-nucleoside phosphorylase: MYENLEKAASFIRSKINGTPEIGLILGSGLGVLADDIENPVVLAYEEIPEFPVSTVSGHAGKLIIGELSGKKVVAMQGRFHFYEGYNMDMVTFPVRVMKLLGVEKLVVTNAAGGVNEAFKPGDLMIITDHINNMGTNPLIGANDERFGPRFPDMSEAYSKSLRMKAKEVAADLELKLKEGVYVGNTGPTYETPAEIRFARAIGGDAVGMSTVPEVIVAGHCGMEVLGISCITNMAAGILDQPLSHEEVIETTELVKVSFKSFIKQIVEKI, from the coding sequence ATGTATGAAAACCTTGAAAAAGCTGCATCCTTTATACGGAGCAAAATCAATGGAACGCCTGAAATTGGCCTGATTTTAGGGTCGGGACTCGGTGTTTTAGCAGACGATATCGAAAACCCAGTTGTTCTAGCTTATGAAGAGATTCCTGAGTTTCCGGTTTCAACTGTTTCAGGACATGCCGGTAAACTAATTATTGGTGAGCTAAGCGGGAAAAAAGTTGTAGCAATGCAGGGTCGTTTTCATTTCTATGAAGGCTACAATATGGACATGGTTACCTTCCCAGTCCGGGTTATGAAGCTGCTCGGTGTGGAAAAATTAGTCGTTACGAATGCTGCCGGTGGTGTAAATGAAGCATTTAAGCCGGGAGATTTAATGATTATTACAGATCATATTAATAATATGGGAACGAATCCGCTAATCGGAGCCAATGATGAACGATTTGGACCACGATTCCCGGATATGTCAGAGGCCTACAGTAAATCACTGCGTATGAAAGCGAAAGAAGTAGCCGCTGATCTTGAACTAAAGTTAAAAGAAGGCGTGTATGTTGGTAACACGGGGCCAACTTATGAAACCCCTGCTGAAATCCGCTTTGCACGTGCAATTGGCGGAGATGCAGTGGGAATGTCCACTGTTCCTGAAGTAATTGTAGCCGGGCATTGTGGTATGGAAGTATTAGGAATTTCCTGTATCACAAATATGGCTGCAGGAATCCTTGATCAACCGTTGTCACATGAAGAGGTGATTGAAACGACTGAACTAGTAAAAGTTAGTTTCAAGAGCTTTATTAAACAAATTGTAGAAAAGATTTAA